The Fundulus heteroclitus isolate FHET01 chromosome 13, MU-UCD_Fhet_4.1, whole genome shotgun sequence genome contains a region encoding:
- the LOC105935093 gene encoding diacylglycerol O-acyltransferase 1 encodes MSDKGPATRRRRTTTSGCGGGGAGSVKQANGTKGLDAGAKHPQYPAGVKTPATEVSKRQRASHNNNGNLDREESGETEQHRSSNSPRKQRSAVEDINDRLSCHVLQESLLSSASGYSNYRGILNWCVVMLMLSNARLFLENIIKYGILVDPIQVVSLFLKDPYSWPAACLIIASNLFILTTLYVERRLAVGTISETTGWMLHIFNLTCMLVFSSVTVLSVTSMTPVGGVFSLGIYTVLFLKLYSYQDANRWCREIRQAKAKRLTRSYSCPDVKQSNGSAVHPLVSYPGNLTHRDMYYFVFAPTLCYQLNFPRSPRIRKRFLIRRLFEMLFLMQLLVGLIQQWMVPTIQNSMKPFREMDFSRMVERLLKLAVPNHLIWLIFFYWFFHSSLNFVAELLQFGDREFYRDWWNSETVTYFWANWNIPVHKWCLRHFYKPMLKRGTNKFLAQTAVFLVSAFFHEYLVSIPLKMFRLWAFMGMMAQVPLAWFVGRYLNGNYGNAAVWLSLIIGQPIAVLMYFHDYYVMHHGYIK; translated from the exons ATGAGCGATAAAGGGCCCGCAACACGCAGGAGGAGGACGACCACCTCCGGctgcggaggaggaggagcgggcaGCGTGAAACAAGCCAACGGCACCAAGGGGCTCGATGCCGGGGCGAAACATCCACAGTACCCCGCGGGAGTCAAAACACCAGCGACGGAGGTCTCCAAGCGGCAGCGCGCCAGCCATAATAACAATGGGAATCTGGACAGAGAGGAGTCGGGGGAAACCGAGCAGCACCGGTCCAGTAACAGCCCGAGGAAACAGAGGAGTGCGGTGGAAGATATCAACGACCGACTCAG CTGCCATGTTCTACAGGAATCTCTCTTGAGCTCAGCCAGTGGCTACAGCAACTATAGAGGAATCCTAAATTGGTGTGTTGTCATGCTG ATGCTCAGCAATGCACGACTCTTCCTGGAGAACATCATCAA GTATGGCATCCTAGTAGATCCAATCCAAGTAGTGTCGCTTTTCTTGAAGGACCCCTATAGCTGGCCAGCAGCCTGCCTAATTATTG cgTCCAACCTGTTCATCCTGACAACCTTATACGTGGAGAGGCGTCTGGCAGTG GGTACAATCTCTGAAACCACAGGATGGATGCTTCACATTTTCAACCTCACCTGCATGTTGGTCTTCTCCTCCGTCACAGTGCTCAGTGTGACGTCCATGACCCCAG TGGGCGGCGTGTTTTCTCTAGGAATCTACACGGTGCTGTTTCTCAAGCTTTACTCTTATCAGGACGCCAACAGGTGGTGCAGAGAGATCAGACAAGCCAAAGCTAAAAGACTAACACGATCATATTCAT GCCCCGATGTTAAACAGTCGAACGGCTCAGCGGTTCATCCTCTCGTCTCCTACCCAGGAAACCTCACACACAGAG ACATGTACTACTTTGTTTTTGCCCCAACTCTCTGCTACCAGCTAAACTTCCCACGATCTCCACGAATACGTAAAAGGTTCCTGATAAGAAGACTTTTTGAAATG CTTTTTCTCATGCAGTTGTTGGTGGGCTTGATACAGCAG tggATGGTTCCCACAATTCAAAACTCAATGAAACCATTCCGG GAAATGGATTTTTCTCGGATGGTGGAGCGATTGCTCAAATTAGCT GTCCCTAACCATCTTATATGGTTGATATTCTTTTACTGGTTTTTCCACTCCTCTTTGAATTTTGTGGCAGAGCTGCTGCAGTTTGGAGACCGGGAGTTCTATAGGGACTGGTG GAACTCTGAGACCGTCACTTATTTCTGGGCTAACTGGAATATCCCTGTGCACAAATGGTGCCTGAG ACATTTCTATAAGCCAATGCTGAAAAGAGGGACCAACAAGTTTCTGGCTCAAACGGCTGTCTTTTTAGTTTCTGCCTTTTTCCATGAG TACCTGGTTAGTATCCCCCTGAAGATGTTCAGGCTTTGGGCCTTTATGGGAATGATGGCTCAG GTTCCTCTGGCCTGGTTTGTGGGTCGCTACCTGAACGGAAACTACGGCAATGCAGCGGTGTGGCTCTCGCTCATCATTGGACAGCCTATTGCTGTGCTGATGTATTTCCATGACTACTATGTTATGCATCACGGATACATTAAATAG